One region of Chlorobiota bacterium genomic DNA includes:
- a CDS encoding glycosyltransferase family 39 protein: MSERKGIAMIVGIGLLLRLGVVLAPFHWQLQHILPDDAFYYFTIARNIAHGNGITFDGSSPTNGFHPLWMGAIVPFWGVLPDGVLPIRGVLLLCGLLDLATIIFFYRLGVLLGWRRSLRWGVPAVHAVSPFLIAHFGTMNGLETSATVMLLSSLLYFYVRLLRSNNPGDWKWLAIAIGLVLLARVDSLFVIAPLLLYLFWSLRPRWRQSCWVAMIPAALLAPWILWSLATFGTIQQSSGRALEFMAAQFLWSDSPSVWEWCSRVADNLTAVLRTIPIPFLGKPLLLFCWVAGAAMVGWWVLSIRRSKPQSDSGGGAFNSVRLVAVLVAGVLLFVVAHTIYGGVMRSWYCTLLYPFIIVVVGIVFNHVLHRRALGRARAWHPAIPAIAVAGLIGLGFWNGWNREGGENLKYRGAITLQQRIESMPAPLRPTAIGAWNAGVVGYFLPGVSVLNLDGVLSHHAINAAAEERLAEYARANNITLLIDDPETFRVWSSRWRKGCNNISNELTDIDTLAESGRLLLIGHW, from the coding sequence GTGAGTGAGCGCAAAGGGATAGCAATGATTGTCGGGATCGGGCTGCTGCTGCGGCTTGGGGTGGTGCTTGCCCCGTTCCACTGGCAGCTTCAGCACATTCTTCCTGACGATGCTTTCTACTATTTCACGATTGCTCGGAACATTGCCCACGGAAACGGCATAACGTTCGACGGCAGTTCGCCAACCAATGGCTTCCATCCGCTGTGGATGGGAGCCATTGTGCCGTTTTGGGGGGTGCTGCCGGATGGAGTTCTTCCAATCCGTGGGGTGCTTCTGTTGTGTGGGCTGCTGGACCTTGCCACCATCATCTTTTTCTACCGCTTGGGGGTGCTGCTTGGTTGGCGGCGTTCGCTGCGGTGGGGTGTTCCTGCGGTTCACGCTGTTTCCCCCTTTCTGATTGCTCACTTCGGCACGATGAACGGCTTGGAGACCAGCGCGACCGTGATGCTCCTTTCGTCCCTCCTCTATTTCTACGTTCGGCTGCTGCGCAGCAACAACCCAGGCGATTGGAAGTGGCTTGCCATCGCTATCGGCCTGGTCTTGCTGGCGCGTGTTGATTCCCTGTTCGTGATAGCTCCGTTGCTCCTCTATCTTTTTTGGAGCCTTCGCCCACGTTGGCGGCAAAGCTGTTGGGTGGCGATGATTCCAGCCGCGTTGCTTGCTCCGTGGATACTCTGGTCGCTGGCGACGTTTGGCACAATCCAGCAATCCAGCGGCCGAGCCTTGGAGTTTATGGCAGCGCAATTTTTATGGAGCGATTCGCCAAGCGTGTGGGAATGGTGCAGCCGGGTGGCCGATAACCTTACTGCTGTTCTGCGAACCATCCCCATTCCCTTTTTGGGAAAACCGCTCCTGCTGTTCTGTTGGGTGGCCGGCGCGGCAATGGTGGGTTGGTGGGTGCTCAGCATTCGCCGAAGCAAGCCGCAGAGCGATAGTGGCGGGGGAGCATTCAACAGCGTTCGGCTGGTGGCGGTGCTGGTTGCTGGTGTTCTGCTGTTTGTTGTTGCCCACACCATCTATGGTGGGGTGATGCGGTCATGGTATTGCACACTCCTGTATCCCTTCATCATTGTTGTTGTTGGAATTGTGTTCAACCACGTGCTGCATCGGCGAGCGTTGGGCCGCGCACGGGCGTGGCATCCGGCAATTCCTGCCATTGCTGTTGCTGGGTTGATAGGGTTGGGGTTCTGGAACGGTTGGAATCGTGAAGGAGGGGAGAACCTGAAATACCGGGGGGCAATAACGCTCCAGCAGCGTATCGAATCCATGCCCGCTCCGTTGCGGCCAACGGCAATCGGTGCTTGGAATGCTGGTGTTGTTGGATACTTCCTACCCGGGGTCTCCGTCCTAAATCTTGATGGAGTTCTTAGCCACCACGCCATTAATGCCGCCGCCGAAGAACGATTAGCGGAATATGCCCGTGCCAACAACATCACGCTGCTTATTGATGACCCCGAAACCTTTCGCGTCTGGAGCAGCCGTTGGCGCAAAGGATGCAACAACATCAGCAATGAACTGACCGATATTGACACCCTTGCCGAAAGCGGAAGGCTGTTGTTGATTGGGCATTGGTGA
- the ettA gene encoding energy-dependent translational throttle protein EttA — translation MSDNKIIFSMIGVGKVHKPNKQVLKDIYLSFFYGAKIGVLGLNGAGKSTLLRIIAGVDKDYLGTINAQKGITFGYLSQEPELDPTKTVREIVEEGAQETVDLLKRYEEVSAKFADPDADFDVLMEEQAKLQEQIEQRNAWDLDSKLEMAMDALRCPEGDTPVSVLSGGERRRVALCRLLLQEPDVLLLDEPTNHLDAESVAWLEQHLSQYKGTIIAVTHDRYFLDNVAGWILELDRGQGIPFEGNYSSWLEQKKRRLEVEEKQESKRQKALAEELEWVRTNPKGRHAKSKARIAAYEKLLSEETQKRNEELEIVIPPGPRLGDMVIDATEVSKAFGDKLLYENLSFSLPPGGIIGVIGPNGAGKTTLFRMMTGEMEPDNGSFRVGETVQLTYVDQSRPLDPDKTIWQEISDGEDLIRLGNRDVNSRAYVSWFNFSGSDQQKLVGSLSGGERNRVHLAKALRQGGNVLLLDEPTNDLDVNTLRALEEALQNFGGCAVVISHDRWFLDRVATHILAFEGESSVRWFDGNYSQYEEFRRKELGIDASRPHRMKYKRLVRE, via the coding sequence ATGAGCGATAACAAAATCATCTTCTCCATGATCGGAGTGGGGAAGGTTCATAAGCCGAACAAACAGGTTCTGAAGGACATCTATCTCTCCTTCTTTTACGGCGCGAAAATTGGCGTGCTTGGCTTGAACGGGGCCGGAAAAAGCACCCTGCTGCGGATCATCGCCGGGGTTGATAAAGATTATCTCGGGACCATCAACGCCCAGAAAGGAATCACCTTTGGATATCTATCCCAGGAACCGGAGCTGGACCCCACAAAAACCGTTCGAGAAATCGTCGAAGAAGGAGCGCAGGAGACCGTGGACCTGCTGAAACGGTACGAGGAAGTCAGTGCAAAATTTGCCGACCCCGATGCCGATTTTGACGTGCTGATGGAGGAGCAAGCCAAGCTGCAAGAACAGATCGAACAACGGAACGCGTGGGACCTTGACAGCAAGCTGGAAATGGCAATGGACGCGCTCCGCTGCCCCGAAGGCGACACCCCGGTTTCCGTCCTTTCCGGTGGCGAGCGCCGCCGCGTCGCGCTCTGCCGGTTGCTGCTTCAGGAGCCGGATGTTCTGCTGCTTGACGAGCCAACCAACCACCTTGATGCCGAGTCGGTGGCGTGGCTGGAGCAACACCTTTCGCAGTACAAAGGGACTATCATCGCCGTCACCCACGACCGCTATTTCTTGGACAACGTGGCCGGGTGGATTCTGGAGCTGGACCGCGGGCAAGGCATCCCGTTCGAGGGGAATTATTCTTCCTGGCTGGAACAGAAAAAACGCCGGTTGGAGGTGGAGGAAAAGCAGGAATCGAAACGGCAGAAAGCACTGGCCGAGGAGCTGGAGTGGGTCCGCACCAACCCGAAGGGCCGCCACGCAAAAAGCAAGGCACGCATTGCCGCCTACGAGAAATTGCTGAGCGAAGAGACCCAGAAACGGAACGAGGAATTGGAGATCGTGATCCCCCCCGGGCCGCGGCTTGGCGACATGGTGATTGATGCCACCGAGGTCTCCAAAGCCTTCGGCGATAAACTGCTGTACGAGAACCTCAGCTTCTCCCTTCCTCCCGGCGGGATCATTGGGGTGATTGGACCGAACGGAGCCGGCAAAACCACACTTTTCCGAATGATGACCGGGGAGATGGAGCCAGACAACGGCAGCTTCCGCGTTGGCGAAACGGTGCAGCTAACCTACGTGGACCAAAGCCGCCCGCTTGATCCCGATAAAACAATCTGGCAGGAAATTTCCGACGGCGAGGACCTGATCCGGCTTGGGAACCGCGACGTGAATTCACGGGCGTATGTCTCCTGGTTCAACTTCAGCGGAAGCGACCAGCAGAAGCTGGTGGGAAGCCTTAGCGGTGGCGAGCGCAACCGCGTGCATCTTGCAAAAGCGTTGCGGCAAGGGGGGAATGTTCTGCTGCTTGACGAGCCAACCAACGACCTTGACGTGAACACGCTGCGGGCACTTGAGGAGGCGTTGCAGAACTTTGGCGGATGCGCGGTGGTGATCTCCCACGATCGCTGGTTTTTGGATCGTGTGGCAACGCACATCTTGGCGTTTGAAGGGGAGAGCAGCGTCCGTTGGTTCGATGGAAATTATTCCCAGTATGAAGAGTTCCGCCGCAAGGAGCTTGGGATTGATGCCAGCCGCCCACACCGGATGAAATACAAGCGGCTGGTGCGTGAGTGA
- a CDS encoding RNA polymerase sigma factor, translated as MHEAPHTDGLSDEELMEQFKGGSEQAFVALYKRYNRRVYAYCLKMLGQREAAEDIFQEVFIRVTRKRDHFKSGNFSAWLFAIARNLCLNAIRDNVHHVPIDDVHESAMAFQPAEEYDQSAEILKKAIEKLPNDLREALVLRVYNGFSYNEISEITNTKLATVKVRIFRAKQRLYDILAPYFLDKV; from the coding sequence ATGCATGAAGCCCCTCATACTGACGGGTTAAGCGATGAAGAACTGATGGAGCAATTCAAAGGCGGAAGTGAACAAGCCTTTGTCGCGCTCTATAAACGATATAACCGTCGCGTGTACGCGTATTGCCTGAAAATGCTTGGCCAGCGCGAAGCTGCCGAGGACATCTTCCAGGAGGTGTTTATTCGGGTAACCCGTAAGCGGGACCATTTCAAAAGCGGAAATTTTTCCGCATGGCTGTTCGCCATCGCTCGGAACCTTTGCCTTAACGCCATCCGGGATAATGTCCACCATGTCCCGATTGATGACGTGCACGAAAGTGCAATGGCGTTTCAGCCGGCGGAGGAATACGACCAAAGTGCCGAGATACTAAAGAAAGCCATCGAAAAATTGCCGAACGACCTTCGCGAAGCATTGGTGCTGCGGGTTTACAACGGCTTCAGTTACAACGAAATTTCAGAGATTACTAACACAAAATTAGCCACAGTAAAAGTGCGAATCTTCCGCGCAAAGCAACGACTCTATGATATTCTGGCTCCATACTTTCTTGATAAGGTATAA
- a CDS encoding PD40 domain-containing protein, whose amino-acid sequence MASSGYYRYPTIHHETVIFISEDDLWSVPASGGIARRLTTSVSEVARPILSPDGQWIAFMARDEGPYELYVMPSVGGEAKRLTWLGSVARPVAWTPDSSRIIFVTNHGQPFPHTMLPYSISPNGGEFQLLPVGPAHNVAFGPNGGMVIGRNTTDPARWKRYRGGTAGELWIDPNGNGEFHKLLTLRSNYASPMWIGNRIYFVSDHEGYGNIYSCTTDGQDLTRHTDHDDFFARNPSTDGQRIVYHAGGDLYLFDPATEQSNKLQIDYHSPRSQRQRRFVNGGDYLQYYSLHPKGHSVALVLRGKPVTMGNEAGAVQYYGIEDGVRYRLAAYLHDGKRLVATSDASGEERLVILDGNSQQPEERLEDLDIGHAIELLPSPNNDHVAITNNRNEVLLVDLQSRELKVIDRSTTLHDTSIAWSPDGQWLAFNHADDTETSFLMIANITTGEKHQVTEPTLQDVAPSFDPEGKYLYFLSYREYDPVYDNLHFDLSFPRGVRPYLLTLQKETANPFIKQPKAPKSMKDMMEKFSEAGKHQQAEEEAAKGITIDFDGITRRILPFPVPEGRYSQVKGAKGKVFFVNHQPQGSLSRNIYAESAPSGVLDCYDFETMKTENYASGVSEIELLPETDTLIYRSGKRLRVISTNNRPDPSKESGDNSEWIDLNRPKVSVTPSEEWRQMYREAWRLQRDYFWTEGLLGLNWPNIYTLYLPLLEKISTRSEFSDVIWELHGELGTSHAYEMGGDYRPSPHYAQGFLGADLAWDESAGVWRVQRVVRGDCWSDRFGSPLDRAGVNIAEGDAIVAMNGKRLTKDHGPAVHLVNMANTDVTITYRSGSLDEEKTVQITTMMSEGRARYREWVNENRRKVHAATNGRVGYVHIPDMGPFGYSEFHRGFLAESSREALVVDVRFNGGGHVSQLILEKLARKTIGYSLPRYGLPSPYPSNSVRGPMVALTNENAGSDGDIFSHCFKLMKLGPLIGKRTWGGVVGIWPRNPMVDGSVTTQPEFSTWFTDVQWGVENYGTDPDIEIDITPQDHAAGRDTQLERGIAEVLRLLDEHPTNQPEFGDRPTLAPAPLPKRHINGKVSS is encoded by the coding sequence ATGGCTTCATCCGGTTATTACCGCTACCCTACTATTCACCATGAGACGGTGATCTTCATCAGCGAAGATGACCTTTGGTCGGTCCCCGCATCGGGGGGAATCGCCCGGCGGCTTACCACCAGCGTTAGCGAGGTTGCCCGCCCAATCCTTTCGCCCGATGGACAATGGATTGCCTTTATGGCCCGCGACGAAGGCCCCTACGAACTCTACGTTATGCCTTCCGTTGGTGGCGAGGCCAAGCGGCTAACGTGGCTTGGTTCGGTTGCGCGCCCCGTGGCTTGGACCCCGGATAGCAGCCGGATCATCTTTGTCACCAACCATGGCCAGCCATTTCCCCACACCATGCTCCCCTACTCGATCTCGCCAAATGGCGGTGAGTTCCAGTTGCTTCCGGTGGGGCCTGCGCACAACGTGGCATTTGGACCAAACGGCGGAATGGTGATTGGCCGCAACACCACCGACCCCGCACGCTGGAAACGATACCGCGGCGGAACCGCAGGGGAACTGTGGATTGACCCGAACGGAAACGGCGAGTTCCACAAACTGCTGACGCTTCGCAGCAACTACGCCTCCCCCATGTGGATCGGCAATCGCATCTATTTCGTGAGCGATCACGAGGGCTACGGCAATATCTACAGCTGCACCACCGATGGCCAGGACCTAACACGCCACACCGACCATGATGACTTCTTCGCCCGGAACCCCTCCACCGACGGGCAGCGCATTGTCTATCATGCCGGCGGCGACCTGTATCTGTTCGACCCCGCCACCGAGCAAAGCAACAAGCTCCAGATTGACTATCACTCCCCACGCTCCCAACGGCAGCGCCGGTTTGTCAATGGCGGCGATTACTTGCAGTATTATTCACTCCATCCAAAAGGGCACTCCGTTGCGCTGGTGCTCCGTGGCAAGCCGGTAACAATGGGGAACGAGGCCGGGGCGGTCCAATACTACGGCATTGAAGATGGCGTGCGCTATCGGCTGGCCGCATACCTGCATGATGGCAAGCGATTGGTGGCCACCAGCGATGCCAGCGGCGAGGAACGATTGGTGATCCTTGATGGCAATTCCCAGCAGCCGGAGGAACGCCTGGAGGATTTGGATATCGGCCATGCCATTGAGCTTCTTCCCTCCCCCAACAACGATCACGTGGCAATCACCAACAACCGGAACGAGGTGCTTCTTGTTGACCTTCAAAGCCGCGAACTGAAGGTGATTGACCGCAGCACAACGCTCCACGACACCTCCATCGCTTGGTCGCCCGATGGCCAATGGCTGGCCTTCAACCATGCCGACGACACCGAGACCAGCTTCCTGATGATCGCCAACATCACCACCGGCGAAAAACACCAGGTGACCGAGCCGACGCTGCAGGACGTTGCCCCCTCCTTCGATCCCGAAGGGAAGTACCTCTACTTCCTCAGCTACCGCGAATACGACCCGGTGTACGATAACCTCCACTTCGACCTCAGCTTTCCACGCGGCGTGCGCCCGTACTTGCTGACCTTGCAGAAGGAGACCGCGAACCCCTTCATCAAGCAGCCAAAGGCTCCAAAATCCATGAAGGATATGATGGAGAAGTTCAGCGAGGCCGGCAAGCACCAGCAAGCCGAGGAGGAAGCCGCCAAAGGGATCACCATTGATTTTGACGGGATCACGCGGCGCATTCTTCCCTTCCCCGTGCCGGAGGGGCGTTACTCGCAAGTAAAAGGGGCAAAGGGGAAAGTCTTCTTCGTCAACCACCAACCGCAGGGAAGCCTTAGCCGGAATATCTATGCCGAGTCGGCCCCATCGGGAGTGCTGGATTGCTACGATTTCGAGACGATGAAGACCGAGAACTACGCCAGCGGCGTCAGTGAAATTGAGCTGCTTCCAGAGACCGACACGCTGATCTACCGCTCGGGAAAACGCCTGCGGGTGATCTCCACCAACAACAGACCCGACCCCAGCAAGGAGAGCGGCGACAACAGCGAATGGATTGACCTAAACCGCCCCAAAGTCAGCGTCACCCCCAGCGAAGAATGGCGGCAGATGTACCGCGAGGCCTGGCGGCTGCAACGCGACTACTTCTGGACCGAAGGCCTGCTGGGGCTGAACTGGCCAAACATCTACACCCTCTACCTCCCGCTGCTGGAGAAGATCAGCACACGCTCGGAATTCAGCGATGTCATCTGGGAACTGCATGGTGAGTTGGGAACATCGCACGCCTACGAGATGGGGGGCGATTATCGCCCATCGCCACACTACGCCCAGGGGTTCTTGGGGGCCGACCTTGCGTGGGACGAATCGGCCGGGGTCTGGCGGGTCCAGCGCGTGGTTCGCGGCGATTGCTGGAGCGACCGATTCGGCTCGCCGTTGGATCGCGCGGGGGTGAACATTGCCGAAGGGGATGCAATCGTGGCGATGAACGGGAAGCGGCTAACAAAGGACCACGGTCCAGCAGTCCACTTGGTGAACATGGCCAACACCGACGTCACCATCACCTACCGAAGCGGCAGCTTGGACGAAGAAAAAACCGTCCAGATCACGACGATGATGAGCGAAGGCCGCGCCCGTTACCGCGAGTGGGTGAACGAGAACCGCCGGAAGGTTCACGCAGCAACCAACGGGCGCGTGGGCTATGTTCACATTCCCGATATGGGGCCGTTTGGCTACAGCGAATTCCACCGCGGCTTCCTTGCCGAATCCTCCCGCGAGGCACTGGTGGTGGATGTCCGGTTCAACGGCGGCGGCCACGTCTCGCAGTTGATTTTGGAGAAGTTAGCCCGCAAGACCATTGGCTACAGCCTGCCACGCTACGGGCTTCCAAGCCCTTATCCCAGCAACAGCGTTCGGGGGCCAATGGTTGCCCTAACCAACGAAAACGCCGGAAGCGATGGCGACATCTTCAGCCACTGCTTCAAGCTGATGAAACTGGGGCCATTGATCGGCAAACGAACCTGGGGCGGGGTTGTAGGGATTTGGCCGCGCAACCCAATGGTGGATGGATCGGTGACAACACAGCCGGAGTTCAGCACCTGGTTTACCGACGTGCAGTGGGGCGTGGAGAACTACGGAACCGACCCCGACATTGAAATTGACATCACCCCACAAGACCACGCCGCCGGACGCGACACGCAGCTTGAGCGTGGCATTGCCGAGGTGCTGCGATTGCTGGATGAACATCCAACCAACCAGCCAGAGTTCGGCGACCGCCCAACACTGGCCCCCGCTCCGCTACCCAAACGGCACATCAACGGAAAGGTCTCTTCCTAA
- the topA gene encoding type I DNA topoisomerase: MKLVIVESPTKAKTIKTFLPPEYQVEASMGSVRDLPAKAADIPAALKKAKWARIGVDVEEDFSPLYIIPAQKQEVIKRLKAALKEADELIVATDEDREGESIGWHLLEILKPKVPVRRMVFHEITEEAIKEALQNTRTVDDRLVRAQETRRILDRLYGYTLSPLLWKKIARGLSAGRVQSVAVRLLVNRELERRRFHSGTYWDLKATLAASGGEFEAIMVALGGQRLAIGKDFDPDTGHIAAGRDVLLLGEAESRQLQQRLLNAAWRVGDVEEKVEVRAPAPPFTTSTMQQEANRKLGLSAQDTMRCAQRLYERGFITYMRTDSVHLSESAIHAIREAVQGKYGAEYLSGSPRQFTTKSKAAQEAHEAIRPAGTHMPTSPDLGLEGVEAALYDLIWMRAMATQMAEARIRFTSVAVQAADATFRAMGKRVEFPGFFRAYVEGSDDPEATLEDRDTPLPQLASGIPLECRDLQPIGHETKPPARYTEAALVQSLEREGIGRPSTYASIINTIQDRGYARKAGSQLVPTFTAIAVTSLLEQYFPRLVDLGFTAQMEQTLDDIASGDAEWLPYLKNFYGGTEGLEEQVKKQEEKIDPREACTIQFDDLDADVRVGRFGAYLEKPAENGDDPLRVSLPDTIGPADLTVEQAELIVRRKLSGAEEFGRHPVTNLPIYVKTGPYGAYVQLGEDDAPKVVRTTLPKGVTPESITLEQAIGLVELPRTLGYHPESDEAVKVGIGRFGPFVTHAGEFASLKSTDDVLSIQLPRALELLELKKLGQGKRGILRIIGNHPLDGAPVEAYVGRYGPYLKHGEVNAPVPKNRPVEELTIEEAVALIEERRANPPEKKPKRGRGKKVSS, from the coding sequence ATGAAGCTTGTTATCGTAGAATCTCCGACCAAGGCAAAAACCATCAAAACATTCCTTCCGCCGGAATACCAGGTGGAGGCTTCGATGGGGAGCGTGCGGGACCTTCCGGCAAAAGCTGCCGACATTCCTGCGGCCTTGAAGAAAGCAAAGTGGGCACGCATTGGCGTTGATGTGGAGGAAGATTTTTCCCCCCTCTACATCATCCCTGCCCAAAAACAAGAGGTGATAAAACGGCTGAAGGCCGCATTGAAGGAAGCCGATGAGTTGATTGTCGCAACCGACGAGGACCGCGAGGGGGAATCTATCGGCTGGCATCTTCTGGAGATTCTGAAACCGAAGGTCCCGGTGCGGCGGATGGTGTTCCATGAGATCACCGAGGAAGCAATCAAGGAAGCGCTGCAGAACACCCGCACCGTTGACGACCGTTTGGTCCGCGCCCAAGAAACCCGCCGCATCCTTGACCGCTTGTACGGCTACACCCTTTCCCCGCTCCTCTGGAAAAAAATCGCACGTGGGCTTTCCGCAGGGCGGGTGCAATCGGTGGCGGTGCGGTTGCTGGTGAATCGTGAGCTTGAGCGCCGCCGGTTCCACAGCGGAACGTACTGGGATCTGAAGGCAACCCTTGCGGCTTCCGGTGGTGAGTTCGAGGCAATCATGGTGGCACTTGGCGGGCAGCGGCTGGCAATCGGAAAAGACTTCGACCCCGACACCGGCCACATCGCCGCAGGGCGTGATGTCCTTCTGCTTGGCGAGGCGGAGTCGCGCCAGCTTCAGCAGCGGTTGCTGAATGCCGCGTGGCGCGTTGGCGATGTGGAAGAAAAAGTGGAGGTCCGCGCCCCCGCGCCCCCGTTCACCACTTCCACCATGCAGCAGGAGGCAAACCGGAAGTTGGGGCTTAGTGCCCAGGATACCATGCGTTGCGCGCAGCGGCTGTACGAGCGCGGTTTCATCACCTACATGCGTACCGATTCGGTGCATTTGTCGGAGTCGGCAATCCACGCAATTCGCGAGGCGGTGCAAGGGAAGTACGGGGCCGAGTACCTGAGCGGAAGCCCGCGCCAATTCACCACCAAAAGCAAGGCTGCGCAGGAAGCTCACGAAGCAATCCGCCCGGCCGGAACCCACATGCCAACGTCGCCAGACCTTGGTTTGGAGGGGGTTGAGGCGGCACTCTACGACCTGATCTGGATGCGGGCAATGGCCACCCAAATGGCCGAGGCGCGCATCCGTTTCACCAGCGTCGCGGTGCAGGCTGCCGACGCAACATTCCGAGCAATGGGGAAGCGGGTGGAGTTCCCCGGATTCTTCCGCGCCTACGTGGAAGGGAGCGACGACCCCGAGGCAACCCTTGAGGACCGCGACACACCGCTTCCGCAGCTTGCCAGCGGCATCCCCCTGGAGTGCCGTGACCTTCAGCCGATTGGCCACGAGACCAAGCCGCCGGCACGCTACACCGAAGCCGCATTGGTTCAATCCCTTGAGCGCGAAGGAATCGGACGCCCCAGCACCTACGCCAGCATCATCAACACAATTCAGGATCGCGGCTACGCCCGCAAAGCTGGATCGCAGCTGGTCCCCACGTTTACGGCGATTGCTGTCACATCGCTGCTGGAGCAATACTTCCCGCGCCTTGTGGACCTTGGGTTCACCGCCCAGATGGAGCAGACCCTGGACGACATCGCCAGCGGCGATGCGGAGTGGTTGCCATATCTCAAAAACTTCTATGGCGGGACCGAGGGGTTGGAGGAGCAAGTGAAAAAACAGGAGGAGAAGATTGACCCACGCGAAGCCTGCACCATCCAGTTCGACGACCTTGATGCCGATGTCCGCGTGGGGCGGTTTGGGGCGTATCTGGAGAAGCCGGCGGAGAACGGCGATGACCCGTTGCGGGTCTCGCTGCCCGACACCATCGGCCCCGCGGATCTAACCGTCGAACAAGCGGAATTGATTGTGCGCCGCAAACTTTCCGGCGCGGAAGAATTTGGCCGCCACCCGGTGACGAACCTTCCGATTTATGTGAAGACCGGCCCGTACGGGGCCTACGTCCAGTTGGGGGAGGACGATGCCCCCAAAGTTGTGCGGACCACCTTGCCGAAAGGGGTCACGCCGGAGAGCATCACGCTGGAGCAAGCGATTGGGTTGGTGGAGCTTCCCCGCACGCTGGGCTATCACCCCGAAAGCGACGAGGCGGTGAAAGTGGGGATTGGGCGATTCGGGCCGTTCGTGACGCACGCCGGGGAGTTTGCTTCGCTGAAATCCACCGACGACGTGTTGTCCATTCAGCTGCCGCGCGCGTTGGAGTTGTTGGAGTTGAAAAAGCTGGGGCAAGGGAAGCGGGGCATCCTCAGAATTATCGGAAACCACCCGTTGGATGGTGCGCCGGTGGAGGCGTACGTTGGCCGCTACGGGCCATATCTGAAGCATGGCGAGGTCAACGCGCCGGTTCCCAAAAATCGCCCGGTTGAAGAGCTAACAATCGAGGAAGCCGTGGCACTGATTGAAGAACGCCGCGCCAACCCGCCGGAGAAAAAACCGAAACGGGGAAGAGGGAAGAAAGTGAGCAGCTAA